Below is a window of Anomaloglossus baeobatrachus isolate aAnoBae1 chromosome 8, aAnoBae1.hap1, whole genome shotgun sequence DNA.
TGTTCTACCTTCTGTGGACGGAGGATGTGGAGGGTGGATCGAGCTTCTTAAGCCCAGCGGATATGCAGAAAAACGCGGTAAGTGGAGTGCAGCAAACATCCAGAAACCCACAGTGCAATTTAACCATGTCatactccagtcacttccagagctgcattcacaatattGCTAGTTTAATTTAAGGCTTGAGCACAATAcatcctgctggttcagtgtctgcatTTTCACTGCATTAAAGCTCAAAGCATAGAGCTAAGATAGGCGACATTTAGCAGAATTACGAGCGCAGCTCTGGGAGTAATCCCACAGATATGGATATAGAGGTTTTCTTTTACCCTCTCACTTTTTTTTCCAGGGGAAGAAGATaccaaaaaagttgcaatacaacaATATGGGTCGCAGGGAGGCCGTAGACTCCGGAGGGGAAGTCACAGATGAACGTTATCAAGATCACAAAGAGATTGGGGTCTGTATATTGCGAGGTGCTGACAAGTGTGGGTTCTGCTGCCTAAAATCTTCCCCTGACGAACAGCAGCCAATGCTGCAGGGGCCGGGGTAAGGTCACGTCTTCATCTTCCAAGATTTGACATGGATTTCAGTGCAGAAATATGTCCTTGCCTTCTCTTCCCCAATGCTTGCAATAAGGTGTTGTGGaaacctcattgacttgcattggaggcAGATTTGATGCTGATTTTGAtagaatctgcatcaaaatcctggTGAAATTTCTAATATGTTAACAAAGGGTAAAAAGGGTTATCCCAGCTCCGCTCACTTCTGTACCGGCCAGTGATGTCACTTCTATAGACACCTGCCGGGATTTGTGTGTATGATCGGCAGCTATCCGTACACCTAAAGACTTCATAAGGTGTAACAAAGCATCGGGCTAGATCTGTacttaaaggaaaccaatcaccatttttttgccacctaatctgagagcagcataacgtaggggcagagatcctgattccagcggtgtcacttactcggctgcttagtgtagttttgataaaatcactggttaatcagcagtagattatcattacaggactactgtaaggtagtccagcatattcatgagctctgttgcTAGATCTGCAGGAgggaaaacatggattttatcaaacagctcagtaagtgacacatcgctggaaccagggtctctgtttctacattatgctgctctcagaagggggagcaaaaacctgatgacagatttgtTTTACTGTTCTCTATTCCAGGTGACAATCCCTCTGGATGTTAATATGAAGGGGACTCGGGAGCAGATCTGGAGACAGAAAGAGGCCATGGAAAACCTCCTGCTCGGACTGATCACCCTCGGCTCACCTGAAGGTACAGACCATTGTGTGTGGTTCCCATGTGACTCCGAGGGTTCATCGTCCAGCAAGTCACCCGGGGTAAAAGATAACACAAATAGATGAGCGGCCGCCAAAGTAACCCCTCCCCCACCGCGCCAATACTTGTCCGGACAGACCTAGACGAAGCGGAGAGCCGCTGCAAACAACTCCCAGTCCAGCAGCAGAAACCAACCCGTGTCTCATACATTTAGTTTATATGTTGACTGCTATGACTATTATACTGTTTAGAAATCCCTTTTTTTTATCCTACCCTTAGAGGAATATTCCAGTCTATAAACTTGACCCTTATTGAAAGCATGAAGTGCAGCATAAAAATCCTGACCGctttaaggcggctttcacactacgtttttttaacatgcgtcctgaacgtttttttaacgcaaaaacggatccagtgcaaatgcgttttcatttcaatgtatttgcaatggactcacgttaacatgcgttcacatgcgtttgcgttcgttatagtgaggatccagcaacttgcagttttttaacttttttcaaaaccgctatttgtagcgtttttgagctgcgtccaaatactgtttttcactggatcgtgactatactgcacgcaaacgtatgtgaacgctagcatgctgatagacaggatcctgcttgctctactgagcatgcccagaaaccagcctggcgtgatcagtctctctctcccactccctctttctctccccctccctctctcactccctccctctcccccgcctgagagcggcggacgctcgtaaccaaggtaaatatcgggtaaccaagcaaagcgcttcgcttagttacccgatgtttaccttggttacatgtgcagggagcaggcagcctggctcctagcagctacgaatgctcgtaaccaaggtaaatattgggtatctaagcaaagcacttcgcttagttacccgatgtttaccttgttaccagcgtctgcagctatcagatgccggctcccagtctatcacgttcagttcccctcactcccgatcacatgacttcaatgcccgcccataaacttcaagtggcaggatcctgcaaaataacacatgcgtttgcatgcgtttttctttgtaaaaacaggatccacttttacagcaaaaaaatgttcatgatgtatgttaaaaaaacgtagtgtgaaagcagccttagtggccTAAAATATGATGATGTTAGTCCGCAGCAGTTACCCCCTGCAGTTTGGAGTCACTTGGCGGGTCTGACAGGCTCAATTCCAGCACCAGGAACTAATGTGAGAGGCTCCACTGCGGGGGAGCACAATATGAAATGCACAAGAGGGCGGAGACAACATTGGAGGAGCATATCTTAGGCGCAGAACACAGGGAGCAAGGCTGTGACCAAAAAGTTACAGTTATACATATATTATGAGTTTCACATCCGATCACTGGAATGCCCCTTTAagagtcttaaaggggttgtccactactttaacattgatggcctatccttaggataggtcggtCGTCAATGTCTTATCGACTGGGGTCTGATATTCcgtacccccgccaatcagctgtctcagtcccagcagcggcagcaggaaatgctcagttccggtgctgctccgttttctgatagtggccgaggctggatactgcacatccacttcctattgattagaatgggaggcggatgtgcagtacctggcccgtACACctgctattgattagaatgggaggcggatgtgcagtacctgtcccatacacctcctattgattagaatgggaggcggatgtgcagtacctggcccgtACACctgctattgattagaatgggaggcggatgtgcagtacctgtcccatacacctcctattgattagaatgggaggcggatgtgcagtacctggcccgtACACctgctattgattagaatgggaggcggatgtgcagtacctgtcccatacacctcctattgattagaatgggaggcggatgtgcagtacctggcccgtACACctgctattgattagaatgggaggcggatgtgcagtacctgtcccatacacctcctattgattagaatgggaggcggatgtgcagtacctggcccgtACACctgctattgattagaatgggaggcggatgtgcagtacctgtcccatacacctcctattgattagaatggggggcggatgtgcagtacctggcccatacacctcctattgattagaatggggggcggatgtgcagtacctggcccatacacctcctattgattagaatgggaggcagatgtgcagtacctggcccatacacctcctattgattagaatggggggcggatgtgcagtacctggcccatacacctcctattgattagaatgggaggcagatgtgcagtacctggcccatacacctcctattgattagaatgggaggcggatgtgcagtacctgtcccatacacctcctattgattagaatggggggcagatgtgcagtacctggcccatacacctcctattgattagaatgggaggcggatgtgcagtacctgtcccatacacctcctattgattagaatggggggcggat
It encodes the following:
- the LOC142249163 gene encoding ghrelin-like → MLGKAALCAVVLFYLLWTEDVEGGSSFLSPADMQKNAGKKIPKKLQYNNMGRREAVDSGGEVTDERYQDHKEIGVTIPLDVNMKGTREQIWRQKEAMENLLLGLITLGSPEDTQENA